A window of Rhipicephalus microplus isolate Deutch F79 chromosome X, USDA_Rmic, whole genome shotgun sequence genomic DNA:
agtgacgttacctatgaagtcgtcccggatatcccaaactgttcaaggcgtcgccagcaccgacctgagcttgtgcacgtagtgcgcattaagccatacgtcagcgagtgactctgcgaggcaccgtcgcttctacaaagtgacttcttgcgcaaattattgtctcagctatagcatcggggcgatgctcttttaaggggaggcaaatgccgcgcccgaaacaaagaacaaagacgatgtgcgcgccaacagcctcgtgaaaagggagactgaagaagacgacgtactTTCGTTTttggctcgcctgctcttggctcctgcataaaaacacacgccgtctgttctcggactcaacgtgtcggtgcactgcttacgttgaactgCGACAATACGAATCAAGAACGGTGAAAGGCAGGGGGACAAAATCTCTAAGatgatatttaccgcgtgcttacaggaggttttcagaagcctagaatgggaacagttagggatatgagttaatggagagtaccttagtaacctgcgcttcgccgctgacattgcattgctgagtaaatcaggggacgaattgcaactcataattacggagttagacaaggagagcagaaaggtgggtcttaaaattattctgcagaaaacgaaagtaatgtacaacaacctcggaagagagcagcgcttcgagataggtaatagtgcacttcaagttgtaaaagactatgtctacttagggcaggtaataaccgcggagccgaaccacgagattgaagtaactagaagaataagaatggggtggagcacatgtggcaagcactcttaaatcatgacaggtagattgccactatccctcaagaggaaggtatataacagctgcatcttgccggtacttagctacggagcagaaacctggagacttacaaagagggttcagcttaaattgaggacgacgcagtgagcaatggaaagaaaaatggtaggtgtaaccttaagagataagaagagagcagagtggattaggggaaaaACAGGAGTTAAggctatcatagttgaaatcaagaagagaaaatggacatgggccgggcatgtacgCATAGACAGGAAAACCGCTGGGTAACTGAccagattcccagagaaggcaagcgagttagggggagagagaaggttaggtgagcagatgagattaagaagtttgcgggtataaattggcagcagcaagcacaggaccgagttgactggcggaaaatggaagaggcctttgtcttgcagtggacgtagtcaggctgatgatgatgatgagcatcGATGCCAAGCGCATTGGCAATCACTGCCGCCGATCTTTGCGGGCGGCAAAGTTTGTGGCGTTATAGAACCACGCAGACAATACTTGATGCCGGTCGCAAAAAGATCCGTGCAACTTCTCACCTGTTTGGTGAGATTTAACAACACGGTCTGGGCTTCATTTACTTGCACCACTGTAACAAGCACTGACACCGCACGGTACTTgagcctccagcatttcgccACCATCATAACGCTACCGCCACGGCGGCAATCTAACCCGCGTATTCCAGGTCGGTAACCGAGCACCATGACTATGGAGTTCTACTGAGAAACCGCGAACAGCAGTGAGCATGTGACGCATACGATGGCTCAAACACACTCGGCATACTATTAACACGACCCCGTGTGCAGTGACGACCATAAAAACAAACGCCCAGAAAATGAAAACAACTTACTGACgtattcatgatgatgataaggcTGACTGAAGAAGTTTAGCAATTTTGCTAAGAAAGATCAGAGATGGCCTCCGAAACTAGAAGACTGTGCACGCTTCCAATCTTAAAGGCCGCACAACTGGCCACTGCAAGCCAAACTCGACCAAGCCAACAAAAAATCCAACATGGCAGCTTTCAAAATCGAGCGGCATTGCTCAAAACAGCcaatttagtccgaaaaatcaaACTTTGGAGCCTAAATCCGCCCGAGAAATCGGTTGCAAAAGTGCATTAGTGCAATGGGAACCTAGATGGTGCATTTGTGAggtccgaatttttggagtccgaaAAATCCATCAACGACTGTAGATGTTCTCTAGCGTGGTGGTTCACTCGCAGGCGAGCTTATCTCAGTATTCGGCCGCTTTGTACCTCTTGTGCTTCCACCCCAAAATCGCTTTGAAGTTGCAGTAGTTTTAAAGAGAGAACGAAGATCTGCAGCAGCCATTTTTACGATAAAagtgcgctgctcacacacaaagaaGTAATAATTGTGACCGTTTGCGCTCGTCCCGTGTATATATGCGCATTCATTTCATGTGTCTTTCTTTCAGattgagcagcgtgctttaagtgtcaagctgtggcagttgtttGTCTgcgctcatcctgtgtatgctcatttcgagggtgctttctgcttgaggtgtgcgctgcaagtttcgagttgCTTGCCCTTCTTTGcatgacattgcaatttgttactgcagcattcattccttcgcccttgtggcaaaaTAATGCACAATGAAAGGAGAAGGGTATCTACgtgcagagacggaaaagggagaaccGTGGCACTGGcgcgtcgcagattggcatttgagagagagcaaacaatccgccacagtcttttctttccttttccttcttcgcgcgcagcattgagaggtgccgccgcgggatggggcatggtgctgagagccgTTTCGGAGCGCAGTATGTTCAAATTACCCGTCACGAATGCTTGCGCATTCGAATTAAAGGCCGTTTgcacccattggaatacacatagctttgacgggacctcagcatGGGTTCGAATTAAGGGAGATGCTCCTCGAAAACTTTTTCCTTCAGATAGTTGTGACAGCTCAATGAAACTTTCACCAGTTATAGAGTTCCAGCTCCTCTTTTCAaatctgcttttattttttatggCTCATTCATTTAGTTTTTTGCAGATCATGCATTTGTAAAAACAATGCATTTTTGTGCAAGTTTAGGCAACAATAGTAAGCACAAGAAAGCTCTAAAAAATAGCAAATGTTGCTCCTAATGAATTGCAGAATTCATGCAGAATTCAATAAAGCAAGGAAACATTGTGTAACATTTGTGTGCTGGCCTAGAAAAAAATTCTAATGCTGAGTTTGAGTTTTACCATACTCAAGGAACAAGCTTCTGAAATTATCTAGCTGAATGTGCTTTGGAGACCTCTGAAAGTTGTTTATTTGAATTCAGGACATGTAAAATTTTAAGCATGCCAAGTTTCATTGCAATCAGACTACGTAAAGCGTACAAATTATAGGGCACAAGCTCTAAGAATGCCAAAAAATGAGGAACTGAGGAAAAGAGGTTTGAAAGTTCAAAAACTTGTTTAATACTATACTCTTCAGCCAATCTGAATGAAATTCACAGAGAACGTCAGCAAAGCTATCTTGAAAAAGTTGACAGTTTCAGAATAATTCAGCACTGTATATTGAACCCTTACAGTCTCTGCAAGCTTCCTCCTCCCAACGGGCTTTTATTTTTTCGTTACTGCGGCGATGGGCCGTTGCTCTTGGGCTCCTGCGAGGTTTTCGTCGgcggtatgcactttttttttttgcgaatggcAGTTCTTGGGACGCACTGGTTTTTTAACACCAATGATTGCACAAAACCGCACAAGCTGCTCGTGTCCGACGCCGATCGCACGCGGTGCGACCACCGACTTCACGCTCACCGCGAAGCTGTCCAGTGCACTGCCGCTGGCGGACGTCTTCTCGCTTCCACTGCATGACAGATACACATGGCTTGACGCGTACATGGACGAAACAACAGTTGCAGCACATGCGTTATTTCGGCACTAAAGTTCCAAAAACGGTGCCAGTCTTTATCGTCTGCTTGCCATTACTCGAATGGACAGCTTGCACCGCCCGCAGTTGGAGCATACTACGCCGCTGACGAGCTTCTGCATCGCATCGGTCTCACAAATAAATGTGCTTCCGCATTCGTCCTGACACTAGCTTTAGTCATCGAACATCTTTATTTTTCACTctgaagcactgatgaagtcatcGATGGTAGAAATGAAGCTTGAACAATCCAAATTGGGGGCGTCACTGCTGCCGCGTCTAGGCCTAGCAGCAGACGAACCTCTCGCCAGCGCTCACTGCTTGCGTTTGGGGCGCCTTCTCTAGTACTGCGTAATGAACTTCCGTGAACGAAAGTAGCGTTTCTCGCCGGCATCCATGGCGCTAAAATAATAACTCTGGCGGCTGTGTTCATCGATGTCTCGGCAAAAGCAGGAGAACGAAGTAAGCGCTCGCATCCGACTGTGCGGCGAAATGCTCGCAACCAATGGCAGGGCTCCGATCATACCACGTGACTTCGAAGGCCCAGTCGCCACGCTAGAATGCAGTGGGAAACGATTTTTTTGTTCTATTTTTTACGCGAATGCCGCTTTGCCGAAGTGGGTTCTGGGAGAAGAGGGTTAGGCCTACATGCCCGCAAAATTTCAAGAGCCGGTGATGCCGTAGAGCGAAGTGCCCCGTGCGTGAAAATCGGGTAACCTTGCATTTTGATGAGCCACTGCAAGTGTTTTACTTGTATTTTTAAATAACTTCTAGTTTATTCTTAGCTTTCATTTTTTAATATATTAAGGAGAAGGCTTGGAGGAATAAAAAACGCAAGAAAACACACAATCGACTTTTTCGGAAAAAAAACGcggtttttcgacccgcatctccccgcGCGTTCGAAATAATACTGTTCAACTGTATTTATTTTTCGTTGCACGCGTGGTCGTGTAGCGGTACATCAGGTCgcgaggcggtttccttctttgcatgcgtataggtgtgcgcccatctgagcatacattgccacaaactatTATAATcgatataatgaaataattgtggctccccttcaacttcgttataacgaggttttagTGTACTTCCATGCATGAATAAAATTAtgctgaaagaaaaaattgcGTTGAAAGAAGAAAGACCTTTCTTCAATTTGCCTCCTTTCACCTTTCCAAAGCATACATATTTCTTCACACGAAATAAATGCTCTTGTTGCTAGCCAGCCCTCTGTCCTgttgcttttcttcttctttcgtaTACCCGCGCTGTTTTATACAATGAGCATCACAATTACAATATTGCATAACTGTACAGAATGGTGGTGTAAGAGAATACAGTCGCACCTGAAAGTGGTGCTCTTCTAAGAGTCTCTGCGTTGACAGCGTAGCCCGTAGAAGAGTTCCCAAGCCATTTGCGCTTATGCCTGCAGTGATTGCGTGCACGTAGCGATTGCGACCACACCCTCAGAATCAGAGCTCACGGCTGCTTCTGAACCATCGCAGCTTTTACGAAACCAAAACTATAACCATTTCGATAAAATTGAAAAGACGATGTTTCATCCACGTTTACAGGCGCAGCGCATGATGGCTTTCCCACCTTGCAGCTATATTCTGGTGTGGCACAATACAGCACTGATAAACAGAGTTTGGCACAACAGGGGTGGTTCGGCGCAGAATGGCATAGGTAAACAAGTTAGGCGCACAACGGCGCAAATGGCACAGCTGTTCCATCCTTGAATGTGGATTTGCCAAGATGCTCACATTGAGTTTCGAAAGATTCGTAAAACTAAGAAGTAGgggtgccgaaaaaaaaaaaaaaaatggtgcacaGTGTTGTTTAAATTGTTAGAATTGCACAAATGTCATACAGTAcgccaaatgattgccagtaactttAGACATCAGCGATCATATTAGtactcataattatgtggtgtaTACACACGCGTAAGTGAACAAATAGTGCTGTGTCTAGTGATTACTGCTATAAGCACTTTCCAGATATTGAAATACTTTTTCACATGTCACCAGTGCATTGCAGCGAAGGTGTCTTTAAGCGAAGTCCTGACTAGGATAGAACAAGGTcaagaaattttcgaaccactaccccccctcccccccccaccagtttttttttttttcacaaaaaagttAGGTTTATGGCACAACTTATTGGCTCGCTTGCAACGCGcatttgaccagataaagtaagaATGGCACGTGCCCACTGGCCCATCGATTGCACCAGATATCTACTGCATGAGCCGTTGCTATGGCAACCAACGTGGTCACCGGCAACGCCTGCATTCGCAGCGCTTCCAGCTTTAgctcttaaggggggacgtgcctttcggaacgaactttcttttttctggttagatcttgatgaaaattggcacagagacTAAAAATGACCTCAtaatgcttccataaaaatttcaaGATGATATCATGAAAACTTTCTGAGGAACAAATAATTTCATTACTGGACCTCGTGGAGCGGCTGGAGAGTTTAAAAAATGACATAGAAAGGTGGTAAACACTGTGTGCAGAGGTGAATGTATGCTCTAGGGGGCTGcgttttcaaaataatttttttgcaatacTAAAATTTGTAGTTCATGTTTTCTCCACTGATACTTGAATGAGCACAtttgcactacaaacaagaaaccctaccaaaaatttttaaaaggctaaattttaaaaataaaaatgcagccccctgaagcacagttcaaggagaattacaaaaaaaaacagaatcaaaatctgTCAAGTAGTTGCGAAGATATCTGCTCCAAGAGCTGAGCAACATGCCAAAAAAACAGTTTTGAGAAAACGAGGTTCAAAGTCTTGAGTCACGGTTTACATGCCTAATTTAAGGCACTAGGGTTGTAGTCCTTAGTGTCCTTTGCAGTGCGGCGTCGCTTGGCCATCTGACCTTTAGCCTGATGAGCTTTCGCAGCCTTTTTTTTCCGCATGGCATCTTTTTCGGCTGCTCTACGAAGTGCATGGCGTCCAGGTTGGAGACCAAGAGATGTGCAAAGTTGGGTGTAGGCATGGAGGTTCCCAGCATTATACCTACAGATTGCTTCACTGACAGCGGTTTCTGCAGCTATCAATGAAGCGTGCTCTTCTTTGGGCAGAATTGACCAAATAATTGAGTGCAGGCTTTCGGCAGCATTTTGAGTTTTTTTGGCCTGGCACCGCGCAAGAAGCTGTGGGTCCGAAAGTCGCTGGTACACAGACAGCAGGGCAGCGGCAACGTGTCGTCCCAGGTGGTACTTATGGGGTGGCTGTGGTTCACCTTTAGCTTCTGCAGCCCGGTGTGTGCACCAGCTATCAGGACCTGGTGGGCAAAGTTCGTGGTGTTGATCCTGGTCAGTCGAAGTGGTGTGGTAGAATGTAGCCATGACCGCTCGCTGCATATCCTCCACTTCAGCATGCTGCCTAAGGGCTTGGCCATAATAGGCAGTCAGTTGCTTGATCAAATTTTGTGTAAGGCTACCTTTTCCGCCGATAGGTTGGTCTTTCTTACTCTTTGTGACGATGGCCCACAGGGCTGTGCCCATCCTCTTTTTAGAGGGGAAAAGggtctttaaaatttttttttctgtttttggctcaatcttgaccaaacctcaccatcttggacagtttttcatgctgatttcaaatatgtaatttgtttctgaaataacttcagtggataaaaagatattaacatctgtaatttaattaattatgcacttcattgggggctttttggcaacttaatcaagccagatccaaaaaataaatgcatagccccaatgctgagggctttctgtatggggtgatgctatttttattaatttttaggcattatatagataagaaaacagaccagcacttacaatgggtattctgttcaattttcgctcattactatccataattgtaattaacagtatgcttctagagtaatcaaaatagcatcaccccataggtaatgttattacaaataaaatgataccaagtttgtcattctcaatcaacagtaacatataagaaaaacccctaagatttagtgtggtgcacaaaaatatcgaactgagaaaaacgcatttaaagtttctaataactgtaacttttgctaaagtgaagctagAGCAATAAAAATGGCACCGTTGTATAGCTCTACATTATGCGAGTATGGCTGCACCAAATGTGTCAATGCACCTTCCCAAAATATTTGCCACAGCTCACTTAAAAACTGTGTACTGGCCGTTGAATCAGTATAAGGAATTCAGTCTACAACTTTGTGGCTGTTCTAGTGCACTGAAAACCAAAGGAAGACACACGTTATATATAAAAACATCGCCCTTTTATAATGCCTGTTTTATAATGCCGGAAATGCCTGTTATTGCCTCCGCAATAACAGGCATTTGCGACAGCTCGTTGTCGTCAGAATGCGCTACCTCGGCCATCTCCGGCGTTCTCGGCGGCGCGCAGGCCGCTCCCTTCTGCCGCGCATTCCACGCTCGCTTTCGTTTCCTGCCGAAAGCTTCACGAGTGTTCTTCTTCAGGCGAGCTTCCCAAGCCATGCCGGCGAAATGCAGAAAGACGTATACGTCGGCGACGTCGGTACACGAGCGGGTAGCAGACGAGATAACACGCACGAGAGCAGGCGCCGACGGagcaaaaccaaaaaaaaaaaaaaaaagagcgagcaacCGTGGCCGCGCCGCTGCGCCAGCCAATGGTAAGCGCGAGATGGGGGGGCTCCCCGGCGCGCGcgcgctctagccaatcagcggtcCGGCAGACGGCTTCGCAAAACGGGGGAGGGCAGTCGTTGTGTTGGAGCTACGCCATTTTGAGAGCCCGCAAAACGCGCACAAAGGAACCagcttaaaaaaaattgcccgcagcttccctcgggggaacactgaggaggatgcggaccatataattggttaacggggtgttaaagtgcgacttacttgggtcgatggctaaattggttaacgtggttgtgaaatggggtgttaaattgcgacttacttgggtcgatggctaaattggttaacgtggttgtaggagggggtgttaaatgagtgaacacgtacacacgtatgcgaaagggcggcgctggtcgaaaggacgtcgatcattgtgtttgtgattcgttggaattcatttcaccgcgaccttggacgtcaacgcgccgttcaaaccaaccgacgagcggcaactgagcgagcgagcgccgaccttgagtatatatacagcacgacggcgcatgcactgtcagctgttaaatgttctcgaagcgcgacgccacatgcgcgtccactggagaatcaggagaattgtagatgtcgaacgcggtgtgtagaggaggaagggtgcacagatggtggaggagtgaagcgcgcgcggtgtgtagaggaggaagggatgcacagatggtggaagagtgggcgacggcgcgacggcgcatgcgcgcgcgtcagctgtcgaatgttcgagaagcggtgcggacggcgcggacggcgcactacaaggcgcgagtataagatgcttccgcatctaaaacaagcccaagatggcgccGATCCGCCAGCTGCTTCGCTGGCGGCGCGCGCAggaagttcgaacaaattttctgttTTGCGGGTTGTTTTGCGACTCCCGTGATGGTTTGAAAATAGATTTTAACCTATTTTTTTATCGAATTTAGCGTTAATAATTTGAGGAAAGGTGCTTATAGGTTCAAAGATTagaaaaatgcgtttttctcaaaatcaattttttggccattttttacttttctaagacccgcgtccccccttaacatGATTGATACAATCTTCTTTCTTCAGGGGTATAAAACCGTAAGCCTGGTCCTGACACAGAGCTAAGAAAGTGTGGCTGTCGCCATCAAAAACGATGGTTGTGTAGCGCAGGTCATTTTTTTTTAGTGAGCGCCGAAACAGTATGAGGGCCGCTTCGACTTCCATTTGGCCCGAGTTTGcctctgtgtttttctggcaaacATGTGCTTCCTTCCATTCACTGTAGCCGTCGTCGCCTTCTTTGGGGCCCACAGCACATCCATGACAGTAATTGGACAGGACAACACTGTCAAGCACTAATCCAGTGTAGAATTCAATGAAcgtgcccacgccgatgtgggacGCGTGGCCGCGTGTCATCCACGTCCCGTCGTACACCACCGTGACAATCTTGGTGGGTGTTCCCTCCATTTGGCTGCACACATTGCGAACGGCTGCAACAGCGTCGCAAAACACACGTGCCGCGACTGCTGCGCCAGCAGGCCGAAATT
This region includes:
- the LOC142777117 gene encoding uncharacterized protein LOC142777117 — its product is MDRRSFKKKRKTVQQFGARKPKPPIVKKKFSPATSASSDDGVRHDEDSQPSTSTHGASSARIDETVHMPVEQCFVLSEETSVRRSAQAADIADAKPSTSREDVFIADAQPSTSREDVDAADVKPSTSREDVDAADAKPSTSREDVDIADAQPSTSREDVRPSTSTTSSTIRALLEPRFVSLRAVSATERKMSLMDQGDESDIETEDEDEFFLVQCAALNGLFGSALCPQCKEPGLKMKHGTKHGLAVKMVLTCTACDADAKNVWSSPRMENSKSFEVNIRAMQAIKTIGVGSAALSDFWSVMNVSHRGIHHKTFRRHLKGEFRPAGAAVAARVFCDAVAAVRNVCSQMEGTPTKIVTVVYDGTWMTRGHASHIGVGTFIEFYTGLVLDSVVLSNYCHGCAVGPKEGDDGYSEWKEAHVCQKNTEANSGQMEVEAALILFRRSLKKNDLRYTTIVFDGDSHTFLALCQDQAYGFIPLKKEDCINHTLFPSKKRMGTALWAIVTKSKKDQPIGGKGSLTQNLIKQLTAYYGQALRQHAEVEDMQRAVMATFYHTTSTDQDQHHELCPPGPDSWCTHRAAEAKGEPQPPHKYHLGRHVAAALLSVYQRLSDPQLLARCQAKKTQNAAESLHSIIWSILPKEEHASLIAAETAVSEAICRYNAGNLHAYTQLCTSLGLQPGRHALRRAAEKDAMRKKKAAKAHQAKGQMAKRRRTAKDTKDYNPSALN